The following coding sequences are from one Arthrobacter sp. 24S4-2 window:
- a CDS encoding GPP34 family phosphoprotein, with product MDAETPKAVELSLPQAFLLLATNDKDGKPEVPVFALRTTVAGAILAELALLGAIELPGKHVRATGTDPQTDFQYELELIRGKSRHHTPKGWVAILEGRAEVRRVYEGMVSLGIVEHFGEKHLGRFRAVRYREKDHAPEEALLKRIQATLSSALSDPEASASAATEAGAADSGAGDATAPDATTPAPAKPGAPTPDAKTPDAKTPDTRTTALIALLQAAGLFGKLFPEADRSRASELARGYWPSRAVEDELRLIRLAEEEAATL from the coding sequence ATGGATGCTGAAACACCGAAGGCGGTGGAGCTGAGCCTTCCCCAGGCTTTCCTCCTCTTGGCTACGAACGACAAAGACGGCAAACCTGAAGTGCCGGTGTTCGCACTCAGGACCACTGTGGCAGGGGCAATATTGGCCGAGCTGGCGCTGCTCGGCGCGATCGAGCTGCCGGGAAAGCACGTCAGGGCTACCGGGACCGACCCGCAAACGGACTTCCAGTACGAGCTGGAGCTCATCCGTGGCAAATCCCGGCACCACACTCCCAAGGGGTGGGTCGCCATACTGGAGGGCCGCGCCGAAGTGCGGCGAGTCTATGAGGGGATGGTGTCGCTGGGCATCGTGGAACATTTCGGCGAAAAGCACCTGGGCCGGTTCCGGGCCGTGCGGTACCGCGAGAAGGACCACGCTCCGGAGGAGGCTCTCCTGAAAAGGATCCAGGCCACACTCAGCAGTGCGCTGTCCGATCCCGAGGCGTCTGCGTCCGCGGCGACCGAGGCCGGGGCGGCTGATTCCGGGGCGGGTGACGCCACGGCACCCGACGCCACGACGCCTGCTCCCGCCAAGCCTGGTGCCCCGACGCCCGATGCCAAGACGCCCGATGCCAAGACGCCCGATACCAGGACCACAGCGCTGATCGCCCTGCTTCAGGCGGCCGGGCTGTTCGGCAAGCTCTTCCCGGAAGCGGATCGAAGCCGGGCAAGTGAGCTGGCGAGGGGCTACTGGCCTTCCCGCGCGGTGGAGGACGAACTTCGTCTGATCAGACTGGCGGAGGAAGAAGCCGCAACCTTATGA
- a CDS encoding phosphatidylinositol-specific phospholipase C/glycerophosphodiester phosphodiesterase family protein — MFVKSALAAVAILATLAGTAAAPAQAEAPKPPPVVVGQPLAGTHAHNDYGHERPLFDALAHGFTSVEADVWLVDGELLVAHDLADAKPGVTLESLYLDPLDELVRNQGRSVYPHWDGSLQLLIDIKSEGEATYAAIEQELAEHRDIMSRYSNGTTKTGPVTAVISGNRPLATMQAQEKRFGFYDGRSADLTSGMPAGLMPLVSDNWTKLFSWQGVGPMPEAERTKLQAYVADAHAQGYRVRFWATPDQPGAAREAVWNELFDAGVDHINTDDLEALEQFLTARTL, encoded by the coding sequence GTGTTCGTGAAAAGCGCCCTCGCCGCCGTCGCCATCCTCGCCACCCTGGCGGGAACCGCAGCAGCACCCGCCCAGGCCGAGGCACCCAAGCCCCCGCCCGTCGTCGTCGGCCAGCCCCTCGCAGGGACGCACGCCCACAACGACTATGGGCACGAACGTCCCCTGTTCGATGCGCTGGCGCATGGATTCACCAGCGTCGAAGCAGATGTGTGGCTGGTCGACGGCGAACTCCTGGTGGCACACGACCTCGCGGACGCCAAGCCCGGAGTAACGCTCGAGAGCCTCTACCTCGATCCGCTGGACGAGCTGGTGCGGAACCAGGGCCGCAGCGTTTATCCCCATTGGGACGGCAGCCTGCAGCTCCTGATCGACATCAAGAGTGAAGGGGAGGCCACCTACGCCGCCATCGAGCAGGAACTGGCCGAGCACCGGGACATCATGAGCCGCTACAGCAACGGCACCACCAAAACCGGGCCCGTCACCGCCGTCATCAGCGGAAACCGTCCCCTGGCCACCATGCAGGCACAGGAAAAGCGGTTCGGCTTCTATGACGGACGCTCCGCGGACCTCACCTCCGGGATGCCTGCCGGGCTGATGCCGCTGGTCAGCGACAACTGGACCAAGCTCTTCAGCTGGCAGGGCGTGGGCCCCATGCCCGAGGCCGAACGCACCAAACTCCAGGCCTACGTGGCCGATGCCCACGCCCAGGGCTACCGGGTCCGCTTCTGGGCCACCCCTGACCAGCCCGGCGCCGCACGCGAAGCTGTCTGGAATGAGCTCTTCGACGCCGGCGTGGACCACATCAACACCGACGACCTCGAGGCACTGGAACAGTTCCTCACCGCCCGCACGCTCTAA